One region of Miscanthus floridulus cultivar M001 chromosome 19, ASM1932011v1, whole genome shotgun sequence genomic DNA includes:
- the LOC136526838 gene encoding large ribosomal subunit protein uL2m-like, whose amino-acid sequence MARQSPLSLARDQAKVGALKRLTLSSSKTAGRNSSGRITSFHRGGGAKRLQRKVDVKRGTSSLGIVERIEYDPNRSSSIALVRWVQGVHFRRPKALQDPSAKPPVLESFTADVSSRFSLAPLSGRVHKEKEAAALYSSLGSGDIATLKSGRSLPRIALAGAKPTFYAQVRGNEEEKQTFSLSGIQKWAADDALWTQRMKRQAALSWQNDLKKKPLLQTQANRFSSLAAKSTGTSKGPKGKADCVPVSYILASHQCMPGSTVMNYDSSKPSKSTSSSPYSSANQFDIIDLNSKVGNCIPLANARIGTWVHDIECHPGQGGKMVRAAGTYAKVVQEPGVRCVLRLPSGAEKIVDSKCRATIGIVSNPSHGTRKLRKAGHSRWLGRRPIVRGVAMNPVDHPHGGGEGRTKGGRPSVSPWGKPTKAGYRSPNVASRKAS is encoded by the coding sequence ATGGCACGTCAGTCCCCGCTCTCACTCGCGAGAGATCAGGCGAAGGTGGGCGCGCTGAAGCGTCTGACTCTGAGCTCGTCCAAGACGGCAGGGCGGAACTCGTCCGGGCGCATCACCTCTTTCCACCGTGGCGGAGGGGCCAAGAGGCTGCAGAGGAAAGTCGATGTGAAGCGGGGCACCTCTTCCCTGGGCATTGTGGAGCGGATCGAGTACGACCCGAATCGCTCTTCTAGCATTGCTCTGGTGCGATGGGTCCAAGGGGTGCATTTCCGCCGCCCCAAGGCTCTACAAGATCCCAGCGCCAAGCCACCGGTCCTGGAATCTTTCACTGCTGATGTCTCTAGTCGGTTTTCCCTTGCTCCATTGTCTGGTAGAGTGCATAAAGAAAAGGAAGCTGCTGCACTGTACTCTTCTTTGGGAAGTGGAGATATCGCAACTCTTAAATCTGGTAGGAGCTTACCTAGGATAGCATTAGCTGGTGCCAAGcccactttctatgctcaagTCAGaggaaatgaagaagaaaaacagACATTTTCTCTTTCTGGAATTCAAAAATGGGCAGCGGATGATGCGCTTTGGACACAGAGAATGAAGCGTCAAGCTGCTCTCTCTTGGCAGAATGATCTCAAGAAGAAACCTTTGCTTCAGACACAGGCTAACCGCTTTAGTAGCTTGGCAGCAAAGTCTACTGGTACGAGTAAAGGGCCAAAGGGAAAGGCTGATTGTGTACCAGTATCTTATATACTGGCCAGTCACCAATGCATGCCAGGTAGTACAGTGATGAACTATGACTCCTCGAAACCTTCTAAGAGTACATCCTCTTCACCATATTCCTCAGCTAATCAGTTTGATATAATTGATCTCAACTCAAAGGTTGGGAATTGCATACCACTAGCCAATGCACGAATTGGAACATGGGTGCATGATATTGAGTGTCATCCTGGTCAGGGTGGGAAGATGGTTCGAGCAGCTGGTACATATGCTAAAGTAGTCCAGGAGCCAGGTGTGCGGTGTGTTCTGCGGCTTCCTTCAGGTGCTGAGAAGATTGTCGATTCAAAATGCCGTGCTACAATCGGTATAGTCTCCAATCCAAGCCATGGCACACGCAAGCTAAGGAAAGCAGGGCATAGCCGGTGGTTGGGCAGGCGCCCTATTGTCCGTGGTGTTGCTATGAATCCTGTGGATCATCCCCATGGTGGAGGTGAGGGGCGTACCAAAGGAGGCAGGCCTTCAGTTTCTCCTTGGGGAAAGCCCACTAAAGCAGGGTACCGGTCACCAAATGTGGCCAGCCGTAAAGCTTCTTAG